One Corynebacterium efficiens YS-314 DNA segment encodes these proteins:
- a CDS encoding sulfite exporter TauE/SafE family protein: METILIGVLLFVAACVQGAIGFGLGMLAAPIIALMRPDLLPGLILLLAFGFSLATWARDRGEVEWPVVGWSLLGRIPGSVLGTWAVVAMPVAGLKIVLATAVILGTLISLVGWSPGHGRRNSFLAGASGGFLGTTTAIGGPPLALIMRSMSPERVRGTLSVCFVIGSAISIALLTGAGALGWMHLQAALVYAPAVIAGYFLSGVVNKHLNRRLIFLGSVTISLIGSGMVITQAAGIF; the protein is encoded by the coding sequence GTGGAAACAATACTCATCGGCGTGCTGCTATTCGTGGCCGCGTGTGTGCAGGGGGCGATCGGTTTCGGCCTGGGCATGCTCGCTGCCCCGATCATCGCCCTCATGCGACCCGACCTCCTGCCCGGACTGATCCTGCTGTTGGCCTTCGGATTCTCGCTGGCCACCTGGGCCCGCGACAGGGGAGAGGTGGAGTGGCCGGTGGTGGGCTGGTCCCTGCTCGGGAGGATTCCCGGTTCTGTGTTGGGCACCTGGGCGGTGGTGGCCATGCCGGTGGCGGGGTTGAAGATCGTCCTGGCCACCGCGGTGATCCTCGGGACACTGATCAGTCTCGTGGGGTGGTCGCCGGGGCACGGGCGGAGGAATTCCTTTCTTGCCGGGGCCTCGGGAGGGTTCCTGGGGACCACCACCGCGATCGGTGGCCCGCCCCTGGCATTGATCATGCGGTCGATGTCACCGGAGCGGGTGAGAGGGACGCTGTCCGTATGTTTCGTGATTGGCAGTGCCATCTCGATTGCACTGCTGACCGGGGCGGGTGCGCTCGGGTGGATGCACCTTCAGGCGGCGCTGGTGTACGCGCCGGCGGTGATTGCTGGGTATTTCCTGTCAGGGGTGGTGAATAAACACCTGAACCGACGGTTGATCTTCCTCGGTTCGGTGACGATTTCCCTCATCGGCTCGGGAATGGTGATTACCCAGGCAGCGGGAATATTCTAG
- a CDS encoding alternate-type signal peptide domain-containing protein: protein MTKGAIAAAAAALLLVGGGGTFMSWNDEVTQSDQAIAAGNLALSAADGKWTLNGQDVVDNNVNAVKVVPGDTLVFTQQISYETSGDNLSATLTLTPGSITGATADAADAALATELNDTTTIDLGELPTSITGSGNTYTFEGQVRGSGVSALSIKQAA from the coding sequence ATGACCAAGGGCGCCATCGCTGCAGCAGCCGCAGCGCTCCTCCTCGTCGGTGGCGGCGGAACGTTCATGTCGTGGAACGATGAAGTGACCCAGAGTGATCAGGCGATTGCCGCCGGTAACCTGGCGCTGAGTGCAGCAGACGGGAAGTGGACTCTCAACGGCCAGGACGTCGTAGACAATAATGTCAATGCGGTTAAGGTCGTGCCAGGTGACACCCTGGTATTCACCCAGCAGATTTCCTATGAAACCTCGGGAGATAATCTCAGCGCAACACTTACATTAACGCCTGGATCAATCACAGGTGCCACTGCGGATGCGGCTGATGCGGCTCTCGCCACAGAACTCAACGACACAACGACCATCGACCTTGGTGAGCTTCCGACTAGCATTACAGGGTCTGGCAACACCTACACTTTTGAGGGTCAAGTCCGCGGGAGTGGTGTATCTGCCCTTTCGATAAAACAAGCAGCGTAA
- a CDS encoding IS256 family transposase: protein MAAGPYSIDPTTYLDELLAQASPDLMREMLQGFINQILSTQADQVCGADYATVSQDRVNTRNGYRHRDFDTRVGTIDVAVPKLRTGSFFPDWLLERRTRAERALTTVIATCYLKGVSTRRMNDLVATLGINNLSKSQVSDMAKDLDQMVEEFRTRPLDTGPYLYVSCDALTMKVREGGRVVKTSVLLATGVNAEGYRELLGMQVATAESVASWTGFFRDLKARGLNEVYLVTSDAHLGIQHAIGEVLPNASWQRCRTHFSKNLYGMVSKTQWPTLSAMFHTIFQQPDAQSVWGQAREVVAFCEQKFPDVADYLEEALDELLAFTNAPKSVWTKVWSNNPTERLNREIRRRTDVVGIFPNRDAVVRLVGAVLAEQHDDWIQQKRYMSLTSLEQTRAMMTANIIDSDDITSEIIRKDVA, encoded by the coding sequence ATGGCCGCTGGACCCTATTCTATCGACCCCACCACCTACCTCGACGAATTGCTCGCCCAAGCATCCCCCGATCTCATGCGAGAGATGCTCCAGGGCTTCATCAACCAGATCCTGTCCACCCAAGCCGACCAGGTGTGCGGCGCCGACTACGCCACCGTGTCTCAGGACCGGGTGAACACCCGCAACGGATACCGCCACCGCGACTTCGACACCCGCGTGGGCACCATCGACGTCGCGGTCCCGAAACTACGCACCGGATCGTTCTTCCCCGACTGGCTGTTGGAACGCCGCACCCGGGCTGAACGAGCCCTGACCACCGTGATCGCCACCTGCTACCTCAAAGGTGTGTCCACCCGCAGGATGAACGACCTGGTCGCCACCTTAGGGATCAACAATCTCTCAAAGTCCCAGGTGTCAGACATGGCCAAAGACCTTGATCAGATGGTCGAAGAGTTCCGCACCAGACCCCTTGATACCGGCCCCTACCTCTATGTTTCCTGCGACGCCCTGACCATGAAGGTGCGTGAAGGCGGCCGAGTGGTGAAAACCTCTGTCCTGCTGGCTACCGGTGTCAATGCCGAGGGCTATCGGGAATTACTTGGTATGCAAGTCGCCACAGCCGAGTCCGTGGCATCGTGGACCGGGTTCTTCCGGGACCTCAAAGCCCGCGGGCTCAACGAGGTCTATTTGGTCACCAGTGATGCCCACCTGGGAATTCAGCACGCCATCGGTGAGGTCCTGCCGAATGCCTCGTGGCAACGGTGTCGCACGCACTTTTCCAAGAACTTGTACGGGATGGTATCGAAAACACAATGGCCAACGTTATCGGCGATGTTCCACACCATCTTCCAGCAGCCGGATGCACAATCGGTGTGGGGTCAGGCCCGTGAGGTCGTGGCCTTTTGTGAGCAGAAGTTCCCGGATGTGGCCGATTACCTGGAGGAAGCTCTTGATGAGCTGCTGGCATTCACGAACGCGCCCAAGAGTGTGTGGACCAAGGTCTGGTCGAATAACCCCACCGAGAGGCTCAATCGCGAGATCCGCCGGCGCACCGATGTCGTCGGCATCTTCCCCAACCGTGATGCTGTCGTGCGCCTGGTCGGGGCTGTCCTGGCGGAACAGCATGATGATTGGATTCAGCAGAAGCGGTACATGTCGTTGACCAGTTTGGAGCAGACCAGGGCGATGATGACGGCGAACATCATCGATTCGGACGATATTACTTCTGAGATCATCCGGAAGGATGTGGCATGA
- a CDS encoding multifunctional oxoglutarate decarboxylase/oxoglutarate dehydrogenase thiamine pyrophosphate-binding subunit/dihydrolipoyllysine-residue succinyltransferase subunit has translation MSSASTFGQNAWLVDEMFQQFKKDPQSVDKEWRELFESQGGPQAEKATPATPEAKKAASSQSSTSGQSTAKAAPAAKTAPASAPAKAAPVKQNQASKPAKKAKESPLSKPAAMPEPGTTPLRGIFKSIAKNMDLSLEVPTATSVRDMPARLMFENRAMVNDQLKRTRGGKISFTHIIGYAMVKAVMAHPDMNNSYDIVDGKPSLVVPEHINLGLAIDLPQKDGSRALVVAAIKETEKMTFSQFLEAYEDVVARSRVGKLTMDDYQGVTISLTNPGGIGTRHSIPRLTKGQGTIIGVGSMDYPAEFQGASEDRLAELGVGKLVTITSTYDHRVIQGAESGEFLRTMSQLLVDDAFWDHIFEEMNVPYTPMRWAQDLPNTGVDKNTRVMQLIEAYRSRGHLIADTNPLPWVQPGMPVPDHRDLDIETHGLTLWDLDRTFHVGGFGGKETMTLREVLSRLRAAYTLKVGSEYTHILDRDERTWLQDRLEAGMPKPTAAEQKYILQKLNAAEAFENFLQTKYVGQKRFSLEGAESLIPLMDSAIDTAAGQGLDEVVIGMPHRGRLNVLFNIVGKPLASIFNEFEGQMEQGQIGGSGDVKYHLGSEGTHLQMFGDGEIKVSLTANPSHLEAVNPVVEGIVRAKQDILDKGPDGYTVVPLLLHGDAAFAGLGIVPETINLAALRGYDVGGTIHIVVNNQIGFTTTPDSSRSMHYATDCAKAFGCPVFHVNGDDPEAVVWVGQLATEYRRRFGKDVFIDLICYRLRGHNEADDPSMTQPKMYELITGRDSVRATYTEDLLGRGDLSPEDAEAVVRDFHDQMESVFNEVKEAGKKQPDEQTGITGSQELTRGLDTNITREELVELGQAFVNTPEGFTYHPRVAPVAKKRAESVTEGGIDWAWGELIAFGSLATSGRLVRLAGEDSRRGTFTQRHAVAIDPNTAEEFNPLHELAQAKGGGKFLVYNSALTEYAGMGFEYGYSVGNPDAVVSWEAQFGDFANGAQTIIDEYISSGEAKWGQTSSVILLLPHGYEGQGPDHSSARIERFLQLCAEGSMTIAQPTTPANYFHLLRRHALGKMKRPLVVFTPKSMLRNKAATSAPEEFTEVTRFKSVIDDPNVADASKVKKIMLCSGKIYYELAKRKEKDNRDDIAIVRIEMLHPIPFNRLRDAFDGYPNAEEILFVQDEPANQGAWPFYQEHLPNLIEGMLPMRRISRRSQSSTATGIAKVHTIEQQKLLDDAFNA, from the coding sequence GTGAGCAGCGCTAGTACTTTCGGCCAGAACGCGTGGCTGGTGGATGAGATGTTCCAGCAGTTCAAGAAGGACCCCCAGTCCGTGGACAAGGAATGGAGAGAGCTCTTCGAGTCTCAGGGGGGTCCCCAGGCTGAAAAGGCTACCCCCGCCACCCCCGAAGCCAAGAAGGCAGCTTCGTCGCAGTCCTCAACTTCCGGACAGTCCACCGCCAAGGCTGCCCCTGCCGCCAAGACCGCACCGGCCTCTGCGCCAGCCAAGGCTGCCCCTGTTAAGCAAAACCAGGCGTCCAAGCCTGCCAAGAAGGCCAAGGAGTCCCCCCTGTCCAAGCCAGCTGCCATGCCTGAGCCGGGAACCACCCCACTCAGGGGCATCTTCAAGTCCATCGCCAAGAACATGGACCTCTCCCTCGAGGTGCCCACCGCCACCTCCGTCCGCGACATGCCCGCGCGCCTCATGTTCGAGAACCGCGCCATGGTCAACGACCAGCTCAAGCGCACCCGTGGCGGCAAGATCTCCTTCACCCACATCATCGGCTACGCCATGGTGAAGGCTGTCATGGCACACCCGGACATGAACAACTCCTATGACATCGTCGACGGCAAGCCGTCCCTGGTCGTCCCGGAGCACATCAACCTCGGCCTGGCCATCGACCTCCCCCAGAAGGACGGCTCCCGTGCCCTCGTGGTCGCCGCCATCAAGGAAACCGAGAAGATGACCTTCTCCCAGTTCCTGGAGGCCTATGAGGACGTTGTGGCACGCTCCCGCGTCGGCAAGCTCACCATGGATGACTACCAGGGTGTCACCATCTCCCTGACCAACCCGGGTGGCATCGGTACCCGCCACTCCATCCCGCGTCTGACCAAGGGCCAGGGCACCATCATCGGTGTCGGTTCCATGGACTACCCGGCCGAGTTCCAGGGTGCCTCCGAGGACCGTCTCGCCGAGCTCGGTGTGGGCAAGCTCGTCACCATCACCTCCACCTACGATCACCGCGTCATCCAGGGCGCGGAATCCGGTGAGTTCCTGCGCACCATGTCCCAGCTGCTCGTGGACGATGCGTTCTGGGATCACATCTTCGAGGAGATGAACGTTCCCTACACCCCGATGCGCTGGGCACAGGACCTGCCCAACACCGGTGTGGACAAGAACACCCGTGTCATGCAGCTCATCGAGGCCTACCGCTCCCGCGGTCACCTCATCGCCGACACCAACCCACTGCCCTGGGTCCAGCCCGGCATGCCCGTCCCGGATCACCGTGACCTCGACATCGAGACCCACGGCCTGACCCTGTGGGATCTGGACCGTACCTTCCACGTCGGTGGTTTCGGTGGCAAGGAGACCATGACCCTGCGCGAGGTGCTCAGCCGCCTCCGCGCCGCCTACACCCTCAAGGTCGGCTCCGAGTACACCCACATCCTCGACCGCGATGAGCGCACCTGGCTGCAGGACCGCCTCGAGGCCGGTATGCCCAAGCCCACCGCCGCCGAGCAGAAGTACATCCTGCAGAAGCTCAACGCCGCCGAGGCATTCGAGAACTTCCTGCAGACCAAGTACGTCGGCCAGAAGCGTTTCTCCCTCGAGGGTGCCGAGTCACTGATCCCGCTGATGGACTCCGCCATCGACACCGCCGCAGGCCAGGGCCTTGACGAGGTCGTCATCGGCATGCCCCACCGTGGTCGCCTCAACGTGCTGTTCAACATCGTCGGCAAGCCACTGGCCTCGATCTTCAACGAGTTCGAGGGCCAGATGGAGCAGGGCCAGATCGGTGGCTCCGGTGACGTGAAGTACCACCTCGGTTCCGAGGGCACCCACCTGCAGATGTTCGGCGACGGCGAGATCAAGGTCTCCCTCACCGCCAACCCCTCCCACCTCGAGGCCGTCAACCCGGTCGTGGAGGGCATCGTCCGCGCCAAGCAGGACATCCTGGACAAGGGCCCGGACGGCTACACCGTCGTCCCGCTGCTGCTCCACGGTGACGCCGCCTTCGCCGGCCTGGGCATCGTGCCCGAGACCATCAACCTCGCAGCCCTGCGTGGTTACGATGTCGGTGGCACCATCCACATCGTGGTCAACAACCAGATCGGCTTCACCACCACCCCGGACTCCAGCCGTTCCATGCACTACGCCACCGACTGCGCCAAGGCCTTCGGTTGCCCGGTGTTCCACGTCAACGGTGACGACCCCGAGGCTGTGGTCTGGGTCGGCCAGCTGGCCACCGAGTACCGTCGCCGCTTCGGCAAGGATGTCTTCATCGACCTCATCTGCTACCGCCTGCGCGGCCACAACGAGGCTGATGACCCATCCATGACCCAGCCGAAGATGTACGAGCTGATCACCGGCCGCGACTCCGTGCGTGCCACCTACACCGAGGACCTCCTCGGCCGTGGTGACCTCTCCCCCGAGGACGCCGAGGCCGTTGTCCGCGACTTCCACGACCAGATGGAATCCGTGTTCAACGAGGTCAAGGAAGCCGGCAAGAAGCAGCCTGATGAGCAGACCGGCATCACCGGTTCCCAGGAACTGACCCGTGGCCTGGACACCAACATCACCCGCGAGGAACTGGTCGAACTCGGCCAGGCCTTCGTCAACACCCCAGAGGGCTTCACCTACCACCCACGTGTGGCACCGGTGGCCAAGAAGCGTGCCGAGTCCGTCACCGAGGGTGGCATCGACTGGGCATGGGGCGAGCTCATCGCCTTCGGCTCCCTGGCCACCTCCGGCAGGCTGGTCCGCCTCGCCGGTGAGGATTCCCGCCGTGGTACCTTCACCCAGCGTCACGCCGTGGCCATCGACCCGAACACCGCCGAGGAGTTCAACCCGCTCCACGAGCTGGCACAGGCCAAGGGCGGCGGCAAGTTCCTCGTCTACAACTCCGCGCTGACCGAGTACGCGGGTATGGGCTTCGAATACGGCTACTCCGTGGGCAACCCGGACGCCGTGGTGTCCTGGGAGGCACAGTTCGGTGACTTCGCCAACGGTGCACAGACCATCATCGATGAGTACATCTCCTCCGGTGAGGCCAAGTGGGGCCAGACCTCCTCGGTCATCCTGCTGCTGCCCCACGGTTACGAGGGCCAGGGTCCGGACCACTCCTCCGCACGCATCGAGCGTTTCCTGCAGCTGTGCGCCGAGGGTTCCATGACCATCGCCCAGCCGACCACCCCGGCGAACTACTTCCACCTGCTGCGTCGTCACGCACTGGGCAAGATGAAGCGCCCGCTGGTCGTCTTCACCCCGAAGTCCATGCTGCGCAACAAGGCCGCCACCTCCGCTCCGGAGGAGTTCACCGAGGTCACCCGCTTCAAGTCCGTGATCGACGATCCGAACGTGGCGGATGCCTCCAAGGTGAAGAAGATCATGCTGTGCTCCGGCAAGATCTACTACGAACTGGCCAAGCGCAAGGAGAAGGACAACCGCGACGACATCGCGATCGTGCGCATCGAGATGCTGCACCCGATCCCGTTCAACCGTCTGCGCGACGCCTTCGACGGCTACCCCAACGCCGAGGAGATCCTGTTCGTTCAGGACGAGCCGGCAAACCAGGGTGCCTGGCCGTTCTACCAGGAGCACCTGCCCAACCTCATCGAGGGCATGCTCCCGATGCGTCGCATCTCGCGCCGTTCCCAGTCCTCGACTGCGACCGGTATCGCGAAGGTGCACACCATCGAGCAGCAGAAGCTGCTGGATGATGCGTTCAACGCATAA
- a CDS encoding ABC transporter ATP-binding protein, whose protein sequence is MPRSTSPTPNRIRQLITVAWQRPALTSITVIAAVLATLFELAIPLLTGGAIDIALGQTGATLTTSLLDAITPTGTSMLTAVITMIIIVALARYATQFARRYTAGRLSIGVQHDIRLQVLATLQRLDGPGQDDIRTGQVVSRSISDINQVQGLLAMMPMIIGNVVKLVVTLVIMLLISPPLTIIAVILVPLLLFAVAYSRRALFASTWSAQQKAADLATHVEETVSGIRVVKAFVQEDREVGKLEDNARDLYSQRMRTARLTARFIPMVEQLPQIALVVNIVGGGYLAMTGQITVGTFVAFSAYLTSLSAVARSLSGMLMRVQLALSSVERVFEVVDLEPEHHDPVDTITIPDNQPLGLRLSDVHFRGILNGLDLTVNPGETMVLVGPPGSGKTMAVQLAGAFYQPEQGHLAFLDAQGRQLPFERLTRADIRSNLIAVFDEPFLYSTTVRDNIAMGLDVTDEEVRRAAEMAQAHEFVDKLPNGYAEVVGERGLTLSGGQRQRIALARAFLARPRVLVLDDATSAIDATTEDRIFRAIREELTDVTILMVAHRHSSLELADRVGLVERGVVTAHGTLEEMNRHARFAHLMALDFKEPGTPEFELDGAAEPDHDELWPEVSEQGSRYRLITNTSSVGGRGSGASMPATPELITRVEALPPATEQPRIDTTRLKNESRPFELGRLFRQVRFLIAAVIGLLLVGVVADLAFPTLMRMAIDNGVRARDTGTLWTIAGVGAVVVLLGWAAATVNTVLTARTGERLLFGLRLRSFVHLLRLSMDYFERTMSGRIMTRMTTDIDNLSSFLQTGLAQTVVSVGTLVGVVSMLLITDATLALAALAVVPVIVVLTLIFRQISSRLYTQAREQISQVNATFQESIAGLRTAQMHRMEDRVNDTFEREAEEYRRLRVNSQTAVSIYFPGLTALSEIAQALVLGLGAWQVARGQLSPGVLVAFVLYMGLMFGPIQQLSQIFDSYQQAAVGFRRIRELLTTTPSVPDDGTAPGARSAAGGELMLDDVSFAYTDTPILESVHLSIEPGTTVAVVGPTGAGKSTIVKLLSRLYDPTDGQVLASGTDIRDFPTRDWRLAIGHVPQEAHLFSGTVADNIGYGMTGASQSMIEDAARRVGALTAIAAIPGGFNHPVGERGRGLSSGQRQLIALARAELIEPVIMLLDEATSTLDPATETVILNASDRVTRNRTSVIVAHRLATASRADRIIVVDGGRIIEDGSHDELLGANGTYATMWHLVG, encoded by the coding sequence TTGCCCCGTAGCACCTCACCCACCCCCAACCGCATCCGCCAGCTGATCACCGTGGCGTGGCAGCGGCCTGCCCTGACCAGCATCACCGTCATCGCCGCGGTGCTGGCCACCCTCTTCGAACTCGCGATCCCCCTGCTCACCGGCGGGGCCATCGACATCGCTCTGGGCCAGACGGGTGCCACCCTGACCACCTCCCTGCTCGACGCCATCACCCCGACGGGCACGAGCATGCTCACCGCCGTGATCACAATGATCATCATCGTGGCGCTGGCGCGCTATGCCACCCAGTTCGCACGCCGGTACACCGCAGGGCGGCTGAGCATCGGTGTGCAGCACGACATCCGTCTGCAGGTGCTGGCCACCCTGCAACGTCTCGACGGCCCCGGCCAGGATGATATCCGCACCGGCCAGGTGGTCTCCCGGTCGATCTCGGATATCAACCAGGTCCAGGGCCTGCTGGCGATGATGCCCATGATCATCGGCAACGTGGTCAAACTGGTGGTCACCCTGGTGATCATGCTGTTGATCTCCCCGCCGCTGACCATCATCGCGGTCATCCTGGTGCCCCTGCTGCTGTTCGCGGTGGCCTATTCCCGGCGCGCCCTGTTTGCCTCCACGTGGTCAGCGCAGCAGAAGGCCGCGGACCTGGCCACCCATGTTGAGGAGACAGTCTCGGGCATCCGGGTGGTCAAGGCGTTTGTGCAGGAGGACCGGGAGGTGGGGAAACTCGAGGACAACGCCCGGGATCTCTACTCCCAGCGCATGCGCACCGCGCGTCTGACCGCGCGGTTCATCCCCATGGTGGAGCAGCTGCCGCAGATCGCCCTGGTGGTCAACATCGTCGGTGGTGGTTATCTCGCCATGACCGGCCAGATCACGGTGGGTACTTTCGTCGCGTTCTCGGCGTACCTCACCAGCCTCTCGGCGGTGGCCCGGTCCCTGTCGGGGATGCTCATGCGGGTGCAGCTGGCCCTGTCGTCGGTGGAGCGGGTCTTCGAGGTCGTCGATCTGGAACCGGAGCACCACGATCCCGTGGACACCATCACCATCCCCGACAACCAGCCCCTCGGCCTGCGCCTGTCCGATGTGCACTTCCGGGGCATCCTCAACGGCCTGGATCTCACGGTCAACCCCGGGGAGACCATGGTGCTGGTGGGCCCACCGGGATCGGGTAAGACCATGGCGGTGCAGCTGGCCGGGGCCTTCTACCAGCCGGAGCAGGGCCACCTCGCATTCCTGGATGCCCAGGGCCGCCAGCTACCCTTCGAGCGTCTCACCCGCGCTGATATCCGCAGCAACCTCATCGCCGTGTTCGATGAGCCGTTCCTGTATTCCACCACCGTCCGCGACAACATCGCGATGGGGCTTGATGTCACCGACGAGGAGGTGCGGCGCGCGGCGGAGATGGCGCAGGCACATGAGTTCGTCGACAAGCTCCCCAATGGTTACGCCGAGGTGGTCGGCGAACGTGGACTGACGCTCTCCGGTGGGCAGCGGCAGCGCATCGCGCTGGCCCGGGCGTTCCTGGCCCGCCCGCGGGTGCTCGTGCTCGATGATGCCACCTCCGCGATCGATGCGACCACCGAGGACCGCATCTTCCGCGCCATCCGCGAGGAACTCACCGATGTCACCATCCTCATGGTCGCCCACCGGCATTCCTCCCTGGAACTCGCCGACCGCGTCGGCCTGGTGGAACGCGGTGTGGTCACCGCCCACGGCACCCTGGAGGAGATGAACCGGCATGCCCGGTTCGCCCACCTCATGGCGCTTGATTTCAAGGAGCCGGGCACCCCGGAGTTCGAACTCGACGGCGCCGCCGAACCCGACCACGATGAGCTGTGGCCCGAGGTGTCGGAACAGGGCAGTAGATACCGTCTCATCACCAACACCTCGAGTGTCGGTGGGCGCGGAAGCGGGGCATCCATGCCCGCCACACCCGAGCTGATCACACGGGTGGAGGCGCTGCCCCCGGCCACGGAGCAGCCCCGGATCGACACCACGCGGTTGAAGAACGAGTCCCGCCCCTTTGAGCTGGGCCGGCTCTTCCGCCAGGTGCGGTTCCTCATCGCGGCGGTCATCGGTCTGCTGCTGGTGGGTGTGGTCGCCGATCTGGCGTTCCCGACACTGATGCGCATGGCCATCGACAATGGTGTCCGGGCCCGCGACACCGGCACCCTGTGGACCATCGCCGGGGTGGGTGCGGTCGTGGTGCTGCTCGGCTGGGCGGCCGCGACCGTCAACACCGTGCTCACCGCCCGGACCGGCGAGCGTCTCCTGTTCGGTCTGCGGCTGCGGTCGTTCGTGCACCTGCTGCGCCTGAGCATGGACTATTTCGAACGCACCATGTCGGGGCGCATCATGACGCGGATGACCACCGACATCGACAACCTCTCCTCCTTCCTGCAGACCGGCCTGGCGCAGACGGTGGTCTCGGTCGGCACCCTCGTCGGTGTGGTGAGCATGCTGCTGATCACCGATGCCACCCTCGCACTCGCAGCGCTGGCGGTGGTGCCGGTGATCGTGGTGCTCACCCTGATCTTCCGGCAGATCTCCTCGCGTCTGTACACCCAGGCCCGCGAGCAGATCAGCCAGGTCAACGCCACCTTCCAGGAATCCATCGCCGGCCTGCGCACCGCGCAGATGCACCGCATGGAGGACCGTGTCAATGACACCTTCGAACGAGAGGCCGAGGAGTACCGCCGCCTGCGTGTGAACTCCCAGACCGCCGTGTCGATCTACTTCCCCGGCCTCACCGCCCTGTCCGAGATCGCCCAGGCGCTCGTGCTCGGCCTGGGTGCCTGGCAGGTGGCCCGCGGGCAGCTCAGCCCCGGTGTGCTCGTGGCGTTCGTGCTCTACATGGGCCTGATGTTCGGGCCCATCCAACAGCTCAGCCAGATCTTCGACAGCTACCAGCAGGCCGCCGTGGGCTTCCGCCGCATCCGCGAGCTGCTGACCACCACCCCCTCCGTACCCGACGACGGCACCGCACCCGGGGCGCGCAGCGCCGCCGGCGGCGAGCTGATGCTTGACGACGTCTCCTTCGCCTACACCGACACACCCATCCTGGAAAGTGTGCACCTGAGCATCGAACCGGGCACCACCGTCGCGGTGGTGGGCCCCACGGGCGCGGGCAAATCCACCATCGTGAAATTGCTGTCCCGGCTCTACGACCCCACTGACGGGCAGGTGCTGGCCTCCGGCACCGACATCCGTGACTTCCCCACGCGTGACTGGCGGCTCGCGATCGGTCATGTACCGCAGGAGGCCCACCTGTTCTCCGGTACCGTGGCCGACAACATCGGGTACGGGATGACGGGGGCGTCGCAAAGCATGATCGAGGATGCCGCCCGCCGGGTGGGGGCGCTCACCGCCATCGCCGCGATCCCGGGGGGATTCAACCACCCCGTCGGTGAACGCGGACGCGGCCTGTCCTCCGGGCAGCGGCAGCTGATCGCTCTGGCGCGCGCCGAGCTCATCGAACCGGTGATCATGCTTCTCGACGAGGCCACCTCCACCCTCGACCCCGCCACCGAGACGGTCATCCTCAACGCCTCCGACCGGGTCACCCGGAACCGCACGAGCGTGATCGTCGCGCACCGGCTCGCCACCGCTAGCCGGGCCGACCGGATCATCGTGGTTGACGGGGGACGTATCATCGAGGATGGTTCCCACGATGAACTTCTGGGAGCGAATGGAACCTACGCAACAATGTGGCATTTAGTAGGGTGA
- a CDS encoding shikimate 5-dehydrogenase, with protein sequence MVNHVDRDTTLCISLAARPSNHGVRFHNWLYAELGLNFLYKAIAPADITAAVAGIRGLNIRGAGVSMPYKGDVIPLIDALDPSAERIRSVNTIVNDDGHLTGYNTDYTAVLNLLRAHQVNPDLHVALRGSGGMANAVIAALTDHGMRGTVVARNHTTGAALAQRYGWEYSAQVPEHAQVLVNVTPLGMNGPDEDVVAFDRDEIDRAEVIFDCVAFPVETPLIRLARSQGKKTIDGGEVAALQAAEQFHLYTGVRPTDEQIIAAEEYAAP encoded by the coding sequence ATGGTCAACCACGTCGACAGGGACACCACCCTGTGTATTTCTCTTGCTGCACGTCCGTCCAACCACGGGGTCCGCTTCCACAACTGGCTCTATGCTGAGCTGGGCCTGAATTTCCTCTACAAGGCCATCGCCCCGGCGGATATCACCGCGGCGGTGGCCGGTATCCGCGGGTTGAACATCCGGGGTGCGGGGGTGTCCATGCCGTACAAGGGTGATGTGATCCCGCTGATCGATGCGCTTGATCCGAGTGCGGAGCGGATCCGGTCGGTCAACACCATTGTCAATGATGACGGTCACCTGACCGGCTACAACACCGATTACACCGCGGTGCTCAACCTGCTCAGGGCCCACCAGGTCAACCCGGATCTGCATGTGGCCCTGCGTGGTTCCGGCGGGATGGCCAACGCCGTCATCGCCGCCCTGACCGATCACGGGATGCGCGGCACCGTGGTGGCGCGCAATCACACCACCGGTGCGGCCCTGGCCCAGCGGTACGGCTGGGAGTACTCCGCGCAGGTCCCGGAGCACGCCCAGGTTCTGGTCAATGTGACCCCATTGGGAATGAATGGACCCGACGAGGATGTTGTAGCTTTCGACAGGGATGAGATCGACCGCGCTGAGGTCATCTTCGACTGTGTCGCCTTCCCCGTGGAGACCCCCCTCATCAGGCTCGCGAGGTCCCAGGGTAAGAAGACGATCGACGGTGGAGAGGTTGCCGCCCTGCAGGCAGCCGAGCAGTTCCACCTGTACACGGGCGTCCGCCCCACCGATGAGCAGATCATCGCCGCTGAGGAGTACGCAGCACCTTAA